From Paraglaciecola sp. L1A13:
TATCGCTAAGTCCACTCCCACTTTACTTATTGCTGACGCGCTAAAAACCATTATGAATGGCGAAACGTGGTTAACGGATGAACTAAGAGCTCAAATTGCTGACATAGACGATGAGGGAGTGAATTTAGCACAAAGGATTGCTGAACTAACACCAAAGCAATTCCAAGTGTTGAAATTGATTCATGATGGCTTATTAAATAAACAGATAGCCCATGAACTAAATGTCACCGAAGCAACCATTAAAGCCCATATAAGTGCTGTTTTTAGAAAATTAGAAGTAAATACCCGAACTCAAGCGGTGTTGTTACTAAAGAAATTAAATTTAGAAGATTGATTTAACCAATCCGTTAGGTACATTGATTGTCAATGTACCTAACGTGTCTCTTATTCGCTCATACTGCCTTCAGAAAAATTGAGTGGTAAGCCATTTAATAATTTCTGATTAAAAGAATGGAAACGCTGGATAGCAGAGATTAAATCAGGAGTATGTACATCCCCCATTTGATTTATCAATCCGTTGATTAAATCATCGTATTGCTCCCCACTTTCAAGCTTTTGTCTAGACTCCTCAAATACATCAAGCATCTTATCCAAATAATGAGCGACAGGTTTTACTGTTTTATTTGGGTCACCTCTAGGATCGTCTTCGCTAAAATGTGAGACCGACTCATAGGCCTGAATAGATTGTGTTTGCTCCTGCCTTGTTAATTGCAATGCAAAACCGGTCAATTCTTTCTCGTCATAACCTAATTTAAGCGCTTGATTAAACGCTGACTCAATATCACCATGAAAAAATTCGTCTGCCAAATCACTAGCATCAGAGACTAACGAGCCAATAGCTTTTAATTCATCTTCGTCCAAATTACCCTCAACAGTAAACGACAGAGCGCTGCTGTTAAAATGCTCATAGCGTGTAACAGACGATACCTTTGTGCTCGCAACACTTTCACCTTGAATGACATTATCCGGCGATAATGTTGACTCTGTAGATTCAACATCACTTGAAACACTCTCTTCGCTAGCGCTATTTACTGATGACGTTTGAGGAGCACTTGTAGCACCCACTGTTGGTGGCTCAACAGGTTGTTTAAAAACCTGCTGATTATCTTTTTCAATCAGTGATTTTTGATTTAATTCAAAACCTTTTAAGTCTTCGAAGCGAATATTGACTTCATCACCGTCTAAAGTACGAATGCTTAATTCACCTGTATCACGGCGCTGATAGCTCACTTGGTTCTCCAAGGCAACTTTTGAAGCTGCGGAATTGCTTACTTCCTCAGCGTTACCAAATATCGATTCGCGTAATTTCTGCAACCCTGTATCAATCAATTCTTGGCTACGACTAATACCCTCGCTAATATCGTCATTCATGACGCCAGCAAGGTCTTTTTTAGCCATGCCAATACCTTTAAGTACACCTGAGCTAGCTTGATTAAACAGTGATTCTAGTGCTTTATCGTCTGCGCCCTTACCTTGTGCATTTTTGATCGCCCCGCCAACAAAATTCAATACGTTACGGGCAACCTCTTCAAAGTTGAACAAACTTTCATTGTCGCTTTCTTGCTCAGCTTCCTGGGGTACTCGCAACTCTGGTTTAATGAGTCCCAATGACACACTGTGATTCAATGCATTGGTCAAGACCTGTGCACCGAAAAGACTTTTAGATGCTGATGCACCACTTAGAGACGCTTTATCATCATTTAATGCGCTCGCTTGTTCTAGCCCGCTATCACGCAGCCGATTTTGCAGGCTGTTAGCTTCGCCTAAATGTGCTGGCTTTTCACGCATGAAAGCCTTTATCTCGTTAATATTCATTTCAGCTACCTCACTTTCCTCTATTAGGGTATCGGCCGCATAGTGTCGAAATTTAGTACAATTCTTTAGAAGTAAAAACTAATATTGCACAAGCGCTGAAAACACTTACAATCCCGCGCTCGATAAATTGATCAACTGGAGAATTGCCTTGCGCCCAACTGAAATTAATCCTGCGGACTATGACCAACAACTCGCTGATAAGATCAGTCGTATTAAGCAAGCTTTTCAGTCGTTTACAATGCCTGATTTGGAAACATTCTGCTCAGACCCTTTACATTATAGGATGCGTGCAGAATTTAGAATGTGGCACGACGGCGATAACCTCGATCATGTTATGTTTGATCAAGCAACTAAACAAAAATATCCAGTTAATCAATTTCCTCCTGCAAGTGAAATCATAAATGCAGTAATGGCGAAACTGGTTGAGTTGCTAAAACACAATCAAATGTTGCGTAGAAAATTATTTCAAATTGATTATTTAAGTACTTTAACCGATGAAATTCTTGTGACCTTGGTTTATCACAAGCCGCTAGATGAGCAATGGGAGTCTGAGGCTCAAAACCTTTGCACCTTGTTAAGAACTGAATTTAAAATCGATATCATCGGCCGCTCTAAGAAGCAGAAAATCCTACTCGACAAAGATTATATATTAGAAGAATTGCCAGTAAATAATAGACTCTACAAATTCAAGCAAATTGAAAACAGTTTCACTCAGCCCAACGCTAGCGTAAATAGTAAAATGCTCGAATGGGCATTAAATGTGACTCAAAATTGTAAAGGTGATTTACTAGAGCTCTATTGTGGGGCTGGTAATTTTAGCTTGCCATTAGCCCAGAATTTCAACCAAGTTCTAGCGACTGAAATTTCTAAGTCATCCGTCGCTGCGGCGCAATGCAATATTAGCTTAAATGAGATCGATAATGTCACGATACTGCGCATGTCGAGTGAAGAATTTGTGCAGGCATTGAACAATGAGCGAACCTTCCGCCGATTAGAAGGCGTCAATTTACACGATTACGACTGCCAGACAGTATTAGTGGACCCGCCTCGCTCTGGTCTTGATGACGACACGCTTCGTATGGTCCAAGGCTATGCCAATATCGTCTATATATCATGCAACCCTGACACACTAAAAGACAACCTTGCCGTTTTGCAAGAAACCCATGACATAGTACGCTTCGCGTTATTCGATCAGTTTCCTTATACACATCATGTTGAATCAGGGGTCTATCTGCAAAAGCGTTAAATACCTGCGGCTTCTTTAGCTCCATTTGCGATAAAACGTAATTGTAATTTCACGCGCTGAGCTAACACGGCCTGTTGTTCAGGCCCTGAGTCTAAAACCTCAGCTCCGGCACTGAAAACTAGCTTCACCATCGCCTCGGCTTGTAGATTGGCAAATTGGTGAGGCAGCCCAGTTGTTGCCATGGTGTAATCGGTTAGCTCCACAATGAAATGCTGTATCTCTCTTAGTACTGCCGCCCGAAAGGCCAACGATGTACCTGTATGTTCACGAAGTAATAGTCTGAATACATTGCTGTGAGCACAAATAAATTCCATGAAAGTATCTACCGAGGTATTGATAACCCCACCACCAGA
This genomic window contains:
- a CDS encoding response regulator transcription factor, which codes for MAKFLIADDHPLFREALVGALSPLFEEVEILQSDSLDSTLNMLQENNDIDLILLDLHMPGCENFYGLIRVTQDFPQIPVAVVSASDSIEVVSNVMSFGAKGFIAKSTPTLLIADALKTIMNGETWLTDELRAQIADIDDEGVNLAQRIAELTPKQFQVLKLIHDGLLNKQIAHELNVTEATIKAHISAVFRKLEVNTRTQAVLLLKKLNLED
- a CDS encoding DUF5610 domain-containing protein — translated: MNINEIKAFMREKPAHLGEANSLQNRLRDSGLEQASALNDDKASLSGASASKSLFGAQVLTNALNHSVSLGLIKPELRVPQEAEQESDNESLFNFEEVARNVLNFVGGAIKNAQGKGADDKALESLFNQASSGVLKGIGMAKKDLAGVMNDDISEGISRSQELIDTGLQKLRESIFGNAEEVSNSAASKVALENQVSYQRRDTGELSIRTLDGDEVNIRFEDLKGFELNQKSLIEKDNQQVFKQPVEPPTVGATSAPQTSSVNSASEESVSSDVESTESTLSPDNVIQGESVASTKVSSVTRYEHFNSSALSFTVEGNLDEDELKAIGSLVSDASDLADEFFHGDIESAFNQALKLGYDEKELTGFALQLTRQEQTQSIQAYESVSHFSEDDPRGDPNKTVKPVAHYLDKMLDVFEESRQKLESGEQYDDLINGLINQMGDVHTPDLISAIQRFHSFNQKLLNGLPLNFSEGSMSE
- the trmA gene encoding tRNA (uridine(54)-C5)-methyltransferase TrmA, with amino-acid sequence MRPTEINPADYDQQLADKISRIKQAFQSFTMPDLETFCSDPLHYRMRAEFRMWHDGDNLDHVMFDQATKQKYPVNQFPPASEIINAVMAKLVELLKHNQMLRRKLFQIDYLSTLTDEILVTLVYHKPLDEQWESEAQNLCTLLRTEFKIDIIGRSKKQKILLDKDYILEELPVNNRLYKFKQIENSFTQPNASVNSKMLEWALNVTQNCKGDLLELYCGAGNFSLPLAQNFNQVLATEISKSSVAAAQCNISLNEIDNVTILRMSSEEFVQALNNERTFRRLEGVNLHDYDCQTVLVDPPRSGLDDDTLRMVQGYANIVYISCNPDTLKDNLAVLQETHDIVRFALFDQFPYTHHVESGVYLQKR
- the fabR gene encoding HTH-type transcriptional repressor FabR — translated: MSRQEQKLKTRRAIIEAAFSLLDEQRSLSSISLREVARAAGIAPTSFYRHFKDIDELGLTLVDEAGLNLRQLMRQARLRIASGGGVINTSVDTFMEFICAHSNVFRLLLREHTGTSLAFRAAVLREIQHFIVELTDYTMATTGLPHQFANLQAEAMVKLVFSAGAEVLDSGPEQQAVLAQRVKLQLRFIANGAKEAAGI